The following proteins are co-located in the Streptosporangium brasiliense genome:
- a CDS encoding D-arabinono-1,4-lactone oxidase, producing MTRGRAVESCPDTAGGPVEEPGPAPARGAVVGAGALGIVTRVTLDTVPAFDVRQEVRENLPWARLEDHFEEIFSAAYSASLFTDWRGPLINQVWLKRRADAAGPWEAGARWLGATPARADLHPLPGMPAANCTRQMGVPGPWHERLPHFRLDFTPSSGEELQSEYLLPRRHALAALGALDGVRDQVASVLQVSEIRTVAADDLWMSPSYGEETVAVHFTWKKDWPAVRRVLAVVEERLEPFDARPHWGTLRHAPGPPALPLPAAAGLPAAARRL from the coding sequence GTGACCCGCGGACGCGCGGTCGAGTCATGTCCGGACACGGCCGGCGGCCCCGTCGAGGAGCCCGGTCCGGCCCCGGCCCGCGGAGCGGTGGTCGGGGCCGGCGCGCTGGGGATCGTCACCCGGGTCACCCTCGACACCGTCCCGGCGTTCGACGTGCGGCAGGAGGTGCGTGAGAACCTCCCGTGGGCGCGGCTGGAGGACCACTTCGAGGAGATCTTCTCCGCCGCCTACAGCGCGAGCCTGTTCACCGACTGGCGGGGTCCGCTGATCAACCAGGTGTGGCTGAAGCGGCGTGCCGACGCGGCCGGTCCCTGGGAGGCGGGGGCGCGGTGGCTGGGCGCGACGCCGGCGCGGGCCGATCTGCACCCCCTGCCGGGCATGCCGGCCGCCAACTGCACCCGGCAGATGGGCGTGCCGGGCCCGTGGCACGAGCGGCTGCCGCACTTCCGCCTGGACTTCACGCCCAGCAGCGGAGAGGAGCTCCAGTCCGAGTATCTGCTGCCCCGCCGCCACGCGCTCGCCGCGCTCGGGGCCCTGGACGGCGTCAGGGACCAGGTGGCCTCCGTCCTGCAGGTGTCGGAGATCCGCACCGTCGCGGCCGACGACCTGTGGATGAGTCCCTCCTACGGGGAGGAGACCGTCGCCGTCCACTTCACCTGGAAGAAGGACTGGCCGGCGGTGCGGCGGGTGCTCGCCGTGGTCGAGGAGCGGCTGGAGCCCTTCGACGCCCGGCCCCACTGGGGCACTCTTCGTCATGCGCCCGGACCGCCTGCGCTCCCTCTACCGGCGGCTGCCGGACTTCCAGCGGCTGCTCGACGCCTATGA
- a CDS encoding Ohr family peroxiredoxin, giving the protein MASDYSGPGVEAELTGTLGGEAGYGTLYTARAASTGGRSGRVTTDDGLLDLEIRVPEQLGGPGGAPNPEQLMAAAYAACFHNSLTLVAGRAGVDATDAGVEAAVELRRRGRQDDYVIGVDVTVHLPEVDPRLAGRIVEQAHEHCPYSRALLGNVEVGLHLA; this is encoded by the coding sequence ATGGCCTCGGACTACTCGGGCCCCGGAGTCGAGGCCGAGCTCACCGGGACCCTCGGCGGCGAGGCCGGCTACGGCACCCTCTACACGGCGCGCGCCGCTTCGACGGGCGGCAGGAGCGGGCGGGTGACGACGGACGACGGCCTCCTCGACCTGGAGATCAGGGTGCCGGAGCAGCTCGGCGGGCCCGGCGGCGCCCCCAACCCCGAGCAGCTCATGGCCGCGGCGTACGCGGCCTGCTTCCACAACTCCCTCACACTCGTCGCCGGCCGGGCGGGGGTGGACGCCACCGACGCCGGCGTCGAGGCGGCGGTGGAGCTGCGCAGGCGCGGAAGGCAGGACGACTACGTGATCGGCGTCGATGTGACCGTCCATCTCCCGGAGGTGGACCCGCGCCTGGCCGGCCGCATCGTCGAGCAGGCGCACGAGCACTGCCCGTACTCCAGGGCGCTGCTGGGCAACGTCGAGGTCGGCCTGCACCTGGCCTGA
- a CDS encoding VOC family protein, which produces MLNIGMIVLGAADVRRAAAFWSRALRYVTRESESKDDWIVLEPADGPGTALALDLSRTPLQEHPRVHIDLHTEDQSAEVERLLSLGAERVDWDLYPDDPDFVVLADTEGNRFCVIDLNHG; this is translated from the coding sequence ATGCTGAACATCGGGATGATCGTGCTGGGCGCCGCCGACGTGCGGCGGGCGGCCGCCTTCTGGAGCCGTGCACTGCGCTATGTCACCCGCGAGAGCGAGTCGAAGGACGACTGGATCGTGCTGGAGCCGGCCGACGGCCCCGGCACCGCGCTGGCGCTGGATCTCAGCCGGACCCCCCTGCAGGAACACCCGCGCGTCCACATCGACCTGCACACCGAGGACCAGAGCGCCGAGGTGGAGCGGCTGCTGTCCCTCGGCGCCGAACGGGTCGACTGGGACCTCTATCCGGACGACCCCGACTTCGTCGTCCTCGCCGACACCGAGGGCAACCGCTTCTGCGTCATCGACCTCAACCACGGCTGA
- a CDS encoding TetR/AcrR family transcriptional regulator: MSSSRTARERVRAELTREITDIARRHLATEGAGGLSLRAVAREMGMVSSAIYRYFPSRDDLLTALIIDGYNAVGEAVENAEALCPREDHTGRWLALCHAVRDWALAHPHEYALLYGSPVPGYQAPQDTVAAAVRDTIVYGRLVADAHRAGALNPPDICPPAPASFSGDAANVRAVIPDVPDDVIVRALIAWTGLFGWLNFELFGQFNNTILDPGPAFDHSMRCSAAFLGLPV, encoded by the coding sequence ATGAGCTCAAGCCGCACAGCACGGGAACGGGTCCGGGCCGAGCTGACCCGTGAGATCACCGACATCGCCCGCAGGCACCTGGCCACCGAAGGCGCGGGCGGCCTGTCCCTCCGCGCGGTCGCCCGCGAGATGGGCATGGTGTCCTCGGCGATCTACCGCTACTTCCCCTCCCGGGACGACCTGCTCACAGCCCTGATCATCGACGGCTACAACGCCGTCGGCGAGGCCGTGGAGAACGCCGAGGCGCTCTGCCCGCGCGAGGACCACACCGGCCGGTGGCTGGCGCTCTGCCACGCCGTACGGGACTGGGCGCTGGCCCATCCGCACGAGTACGCCCTGCTGTACGGCTCGCCCGTACCCGGATACCAGGCGCCGCAGGACACCGTCGCCGCGGCGGTCCGCGACACGATCGTCTACGGCCGGCTCGTCGCCGACGCCCACCGGGCGGGGGCCCTGAACCCGCCGGACATCTGCCCGCCCGCGCCGGCCTCCTTCAGCGGGGACGCCGCCAACGTGCGCGCCGTCATCCCCGACGTCCCCGACGACGTGATCGTCCGCGCCCTGATCGCCTGGACCGGCCTGTTCGGCTGGCTCAACTTCGAGCTGTTCGGCCAGTTCAACAACACGATCCTCGACCCGGGCCCCGCCTTCGACCACTCCATGCGCTGCAGCGCCGCCTTCCTCGGCCTGCCCGTCTGA
- a CDS encoding YrdB family protein, whose product MLSLAKNTNLLVMFLLELGVLASVGYWGFTVGQSLLVKLLLGLGAPALFIAVWAIFGAANGATIPLTGAARVLLEVLWFGGGAAALVMAGRLTPGIVFAAVYVVNAVLRLVWNQ is encoded by the coding sequence ATGCTGTCTCTGGCCAAGAACACCAACCTCCTCGTCATGTTCCTGCTGGAGCTGGGTGTTCTCGCCTCGGTCGGCTACTGGGGGTTCACCGTCGGCCAGAGCCTGCTGGTGAAGCTGCTCCTCGGGCTCGGCGCCCCGGCGCTGTTCATCGCCGTCTGGGCGATCTTCGGCGCGGCCAACGGCGCCACGATCCCGCTCACCGGGGCCGCCCGGGTCCTCCTGGAGGTCCTGTGGTTCGGTGGCGGCGCCGCCGCACTGGTCATGGCCGGCCGGCTCACCCCGGGGATCGTCTTCGCCGCCGTCTACGTCGTCAACGCCGTCCTGCGGCTCGTCTGGAACCAGTGA
- a CDS encoding NAD-dependent epimerase/dehydratase family protein: MGKHVIAGAGQVGSEVARLLAGQGHEVVLVSRSGSGPDLRGIRKVAADAADRERMTALTEGADALHNCVNPPYNRWAQDWPPIAESLLATAEATGAGYVILGNLYVYAAPERPMRESDPLTPPSVKGGIRARMWREALAAHEAGRVRVTEVRGSDYFGPGCLDQAHLGDRFVPRLLAGRPVRYIGDPAQPHSWTYVPDVARALVTAATDGRAWGRAWHVPTAGEMTAHQVAERMCALAGVPNPGVKVMPHWVVRTAGAFSPMLGELEELRYQFVRPFVLDSTDFQATFGVAPTPMDEALAATVAWWRERLAGAA, encoded by the coding sequence ATGGGCAAGCACGTCATCGCGGGAGCCGGTCAGGTCGGCTCCGAGGTCGCCCGGTTGCTGGCCGGCCAGGGACACGAGGTCGTCCTCGTCAGCCGCTCCGGGTCCGGCCCCGACCTGCGGGGGATCCGCAAGGTGGCGGCCGACGCCGCCGACCGGGAGCGGATGACCGCTCTGACCGAGGGGGCCGACGCGCTCCACAACTGCGTCAACCCGCCCTACAACCGCTGGGCGCAGGACTGGCCGCCGATCGCGGAGTCGCTGCTGGCCACCGCCGAGGCCACCGGCGCGGGATACGTCATCCTGGGCAACCTCTACGTCTACGCCGCGCCCGAGCGGCCGATGCGGGAGAGCGACCCGCTCACGCCGCCCAGCGTCAAGGGCGGGATCCGGGCCCGCATGTGGCGGGAGGCCCTGGCCGCGCACGAGGCGGGACGGGTCCGGGTGACGGAGGTGCGCGGGTCCGACTACTTCGGTCCCGGCTGCCTCGACCAGGCGCACCTGGGCGACAGGTTCGTCCCCCGGCTCCTGGCCGGCAGGCCGGTCCGCTACATCGGCGACCCCGCCCAGCCGCACAGCTGGACCTACGTGCCCGACGTGGCCCGCGCCCTGGTGACGGCCGCGACGGACGGGCGGGCCTGGGGCCGGGCGTGGCACGTCCCGACGGCCGGGGAGATGACGGCGCACCAGGTCGCCGAGCGCATGTGCGCGCTGGCCGGCGTCCCGAACCCGGGGGTCAAGGTCATGCCGCACTGGGTCGTCCGTACCGCGGGCGCCTTCTCGCCCATGCTCGGTGAGCTGGAGGAGCTGCGCTACCAGTTCGTCCGGCCCTTCGTGCTCGACTCCACCGACTTTCAGGCCACCTTCGGCGTGGCCCCGACCCCGATGGACGAGGCGCTGGCCGCGACGGTCGCGTGGTGGCGCGAGCGCCTGGCCGGCGCGGCCTAG
- a CDS encoding Gfo/Idh/MocA family protein: MKTAVIGLGDIAEKAYLPVLSALPGLDLHLCTRNRDTLDRLGDAYRIGRRSTSVEEVLAAGVEAAFVHAATGAHVKIVEPLLRAGVHVYLDKPIAYTLAESERLVRLAHEVERSLLVGFNRRRAPSYAALLDLPRHLVVMQKNRRGLPEDPRTAIFDDFVHVVDTLRYLVPGQVEQTGIRTRVRDGLLEHVTLELSGAGFTAFGIMNRVSGATEETVEVMGDDVKRRVVNIADVTDYAGTETLARRGDWIPVARQRGIEQLCLEFLGAVRSGTLIGADDALATHAICEDIVRACAV; the protein is encoded by the coding sequence ATGAAGACCGCTGTGATCGGCCTCGGTGACATCGCGGAGAAGGCGTATCTTCCCGTCCTCTCCGCGCTGCCCGGCCTCGACCTCCACCTGTGCACCCGCAACCGTGACACGCTCGACCGCCTGGGTGACGCCTACCGGATCGGGCGCCGTTCCACCTCGGTGGAGGAGGTGCTCGCGGCCGGGGTCGAGGCGGCCTTCGTGCACGCCGCCACGGGCGCCCACGTGAAGATCGTCGAGCCGCTGCTCCGGGCCGGCGTCCACGTCTACCTGGACAAGCCGATCGCCTACACCCTGGCCGAGTCCGAGCGTCTGGTACGGCTGGCGCACGAGGTGGAGCGGTCGCTGCTCGTCGGGTTCAACCGCCGCAGGGCGCCCTCCTACGCGGCCCTGCTGGATCTGCCCCGCCATCTGGTGGTGATGCAGAAGAACCGCAGGGGCCTGCCGGAAGACCCGCGGACCGCGATCTTCGACGACTTCGTCCACGTCGTCGACACCCTCAGATACCTGGTGCCCGGACAGGTCGAGCAGACCGGGATCCGGACCCGGGTCAGGGACGGGCTGCTGGAGCACGTGACGCTGGAGCTGTCCGGTGCCGGCTTCACCGCCTTCGGCATCATGAACCGGGTGAGCGGCGCCACCGAGGAGACCGTCGAGGTCATGGGGGACGACGTCAAACGCCGGGTGGTCAACATCGCCGACGTGACCGACTACGCCGGGACGGAGACGCTGGCCCGGCGCGGCGACTGGATCCCGGTCGCCCGCCAGCGCGGCATCGAACAGCTCTGCCTGGAGTTCCTCGGCGCGGTCCGCTCCGGCACCCTGATCGGCGCCGACGACGCCCTGGCCACCCACGCGATCTGCGAGGACATCGTCCGCGCCTGCGCGGTTTAG
- the fabG gene encoding 3-oxoacyl-ACP reductase FabG: MSRSVLVTGGNRGIGLAVARAFAGDGEKVAVTYRSEPPPPDLLGFHCDVTSAADVERAVAEVEVQQGAVEVLVANAGITRDKLLLRMGEEDFEATLDANLKGAFRVVRQVAPKMLRAKRGRIVFVSSSVGLRGEQGQSNYAASKAGLIGFARSLAWEFGSRGITVNVIAPGLTDTDMTSGLPEKRIAEMCAQIPLRRMASPEEIAEAVRFVASPRASYITGAVIPVDGGASMGH; encoded by the coding sequence GTGAGTCGTTCCGTCCTCGTCACCGGTGGCAACCGCGGCATCGGGCTCGCCGTGGCGCGGGCCTTCGCCGGCGACGGAGAGAAGGTCGCCGTCACCTACAGGTCGGAGCCGCCGCCACCGGACCTGCTGGGTTTCCACTGCGACGTCACATCGGCCGCGGACGTGGAGCGCGCCGTCGCCGAGGTCGAGGTCCAGCAGGGGGCCGTGGAGGTCCTCGTGGCCAACGCCGGCATCACCCGGGACAAGCTGCTCCTGCGGATGGGCGAGGAGGACTTCGAGGCCACCCTCGACGCCAACCTCAAAGGGGCCTTCCGCGTGGTCAGGCAGGTGGCGCCGAAGATGCTCCGGGCCAAGCGGGGGCGGATCGTGTTCGTCTCGTCGTCGGTGGGCCTGCGGGGCGAGCAGGGGCAGAGCAACTACGCCGCCTCGAAGGCCGGTCTGATCGGATTCGCGCGCTCCCTCGCCTGGGAGTTCGGCAGCCGGGGGATCACGGTGAACGTGATCGCCCCCGGCCTCACGGACACCGACATGACCTCCGGACTCCCCGAGAAGCGCATCGCCGAGATGTGCGCGCAGATCCCGCTGCGGAGGATGGCGAGCCCGGAGGAGATCGCGGAGGCCGTGCGTTTCGTGGCCTCCCCGCGGGCTTCGTACATCACCGGCGCCGTCATCCCGGTGGACGGAGGCGCCTCCATGGGTCACTGA
- a CDS encoding UbiA family prenyltransferase — translation MSIIRGSVGLSSVSPVKITVSLFRMCVTEARPSVLVIFMLRFVAGAALGVEASGMETELVGRGLVWGLAIFAVYLFNGVMDVREDRVNGSSRPIARGILDPGDALVVVLAAALTSVAGAVALGGPILWMVLAVLALGYVYSGPPFHWKRRSGATAAIGAAAGLLTYAAGFAGHTGGWSTRMEVLCVFMLTASLWMGLVGVCAKDLSDIEGDAAAGRTTLGVTCGEGPVRLLAAGAALTVAVAFGAAVLIMDLPMVGTVVTLLTGAVLVAVVTLSPLSHGNRLRRRRSYRAFMVTQYALHLSLIMY, via the coding sequence ATGTCTATCATTCGCGGCTCTGTCGGGCTGTCGTCCGTCAGCCCCGTCAAGATCACTGTCAGCCTCTTCCGCATGTGCGTCACCGAGGCCCGGCCCTCCGTGCTCGTCATCTTCATGCTGCGGTTCGTCGCGGGCGCGGCCCTGGGGGTCGAGGCCTCCGGCATGGAGACGGAGCTGGTCGGAAGGGGGCTGGTCTGGGGTCTGGCGATATTCGCCGTCTATCTGTTCAACGGGGTGATGGACGTGCGCGAGGACCGGGTCAACGGCTCGTCGCGCCCGATCGCCCGGGGGATCCTGGACCCCGGCGACGCCCTCGTCGTCGTCCTGGCCGCCGCCCTGACGTCGGTCGCGGGGGCCGTCGCGCTGGGCGGGCCGATCCTCTGGATGGTCCTCGCCGTGCTGGCCCTCGGATATGTGTATTCGGGGCCGCCGTTCCACTGGAAGCGGCGCTCGGGGGCCACCGCGGCCATCGGCGCGGCGGCAGGCCTCCTGACGTATGCCGCCGGATTCGCCGGCCATACCGGCGGTTGGAGCACCAGGATGGAGGTGCTGTGCGTCTTCATGCTCACCGCGTCCCTGTGGATGGGGCTTGTCGGCGTGTGCGCCAAGGACCTGTCGGACATCGAGGGCGACGCCGCGGCGGGCCGGACGACCCTGGGGGTGACGTGCGGGGAGGGGCCGGTCCGGCTGCTCGCCGCCGGTGCGGCGCTGACCGTCGCCGTCGCGTTCGGGGCCGCCGTACTGATCATGGACCTGCCCATGGTCGGGACGGTTGTCACACTGCTGACCGGTGCCGTCCTCGTCGCCGTGGTCACCCTCAGTCCGCTCTCACACGGAAACCGTCTCCGGCGTCGGCGTTCTTATCGGGCGTTTATGGTGACGCAGTATGCCTTACACCTCAGTTTAATCATGTATTAG
- a CDS encoding sensor histidine kinase has product MLRQMMANAEEILSDVATALETGKVQTDDSHSLLAWDIGADRAGAGIHPKESLDAASIFFRIALSTLSELLREHPDYVRLFNIVTLSLEQSISTRIRAASESYTSFLLNKMHEVQVEERRRIARELHDRIGHGISVVHQQLELYEFHHSTEPARALVNVELAEQAIQETMRNLRQVTSELHPHEPLKSLEKALLGYLATVETGDVAVHLHVNGDETWASPEVRDESFLIFREATRNALAHAQASMILIRIDIAPHELLGFVRDNGRGFAVDQVPNTGSMGLISMRERAELLGGTITVTSDPVEGTCVDLHMPLPGRLDE; this is encoded by the coding sequence ATGCTGCGCCAGATGATGGCGAACGCCGAAGAGATCCTGAGCGATGTGGCCACGGCGCTGGAGACCGGCAAGGTCCAGACCGACGACTCCCACAGCCTTCTCGCCTGGGACATCGGCGCGGACAGGGCCGGGGCGGGCATCCACCCGAAAGAATCGCTCGACGCCGCGTCGATCTTCTTCCGGATAGCGCTGTCCACGTTGAGCGAACTCCTGAGGGAGCACCCGGACTACGTGCGGCTGTTCAACATTGTGACCCTGAGCCTGGAACAGAGCATCTCGACCCGGATCCGCGCCGCGTCGGAGAGCTACACGAGCTTTCTTCTCAACAAGATGCACGAGGTGCAGGTGGAGGAGCGGCGCCGCATCGCCAGGGAGCTCCACGACCGCATCGGGCACGGGATCAGCGTCGTCCACCAGCAGCTCGAACTGTATGAGTTCCACCATTCCACGGAGCCGGCCAGAGCCCTGGTCAATGTCGAGCTCGCCGAGCAGGCCATCCAGGAGACCATGCGGAACCTGCGGCAGGTGACGTCGGAACTGCATCCGCACGAGCCGCTGAAAAGCCTGGAGAAAGCGCTGCTCGGCTATCTCGCCACGGTCGAGACCGGCGACGTGGCCGTCCATCTCCACGTCAACGGGGACGAGACGTGGGCGTCGCCGGAGGTGCGCGACGAGTCCTTCCTCATCTTCCGCGAAGCCACCCGCAACGCGCTGGCCCACGCGCAGGCTTCGATGATCCTCATCCGGATCGACATCGCCCCGCACGAGCTGCTCGGCTTCGTCCGGGACAACGGCCGCGGCTTCGCCGTGGACCAGGTGCCGAACACCGGATCCATGGGCCTCATATCCATGCGGGAGCGCGCCGAACTGCTGGGGGGGACGATCACTGTGACGAGCGATCCTGTGGAGGGCACCTGCGTGGACCTCCACATGCCGTTACCCGGGCGGCTCGATGAGTGA
- a CDS encoding response regulator transcription factor, with translation MSEPGGPTTIGIVDDHALFREGLREILWAHDDFAVVGEAGDSVEALTMVAGERPDVLLLDIEIPGRGVLDTVAQVRAMSPGTKIIVLSMYDGPQLLSRLLAAGIHGYLLKSVHREEVISAIRSVVNDPDRLVLAVSRDSLAQVNGASSDVLTDKERQVLEFAAQALSNHQIATRLGLTEATVKRHLRNIFVKLGAVSRIDAVNKAVAASLITSQRDPGAGPQGFV, from the coding sequence ATGAGTGAGCCGGGCGGACCGACCACGATAGGCATCGTCGACGACCACGCCCTCTTCCGCGAGGGGCTACGGGAGATCCTCTGGGCGCACGACGACTTCGCGGTCGTGGGCGAGGCGGGAGACTCCGTCGAAGCCCTGACGATGGTCGCGGGGGAGCGCCCCGACGTCCTCCTGCTCGACATCGAGATCCCGGGCAGGGGTGTCCTCGACACCGTGGCGCAGGTCCGCGCCATGTCCCCGGGCACCAAGATCATTGTGCTGAGCATGTACGACGGACCCCAGCTGCTGAGCCGGCTGCTGGCGGCCGGCATCCACGGATACCTGCTCAAGAGCGTGCACCGGGAGGAGGTGATCTCGGCCATCAGGAGCGTCGTCAACGACCCCGACCGGCTCGTGCTGGCGGTCTCCCGAGACAGCCTCGCCCAGGTGAACGGGGCCTCCTCCGACGTCCTGACCGACAAGGAGCGGCAGGTCCTCGAATTCGCCGCCCAGGCGCTCAGCAACCACCAGATCGCCACCCGCCTCGGCCTGACGGAGGCCACCGTCAAGCGCCATCTGCGCAACATCTTCGTCAAGCTCGGTGCCGTCTCCCGCATCGACGCGGTCAACAAGGCCGTCGCGGCCTCACTGATCACCTCCCAGCGCGATCCCGGCGCCGGCCCGCAGGGGTTCGTCTAG
- a CDS encoding aldo/keto reductase, whose protein sequence is MQRRRLGHAGPVSSCLGLGSMALTGAYGHVDPGAAAIIGQAVDAGITMLDLSDLRAGSEMEAMVGKVLDGRREGVLLATCQGTDPWTAGGPGRLGRSCDATLARLGVDHIDLYYLHAGPGVPIESHMAELAELVGAGKIRHIGLHGGTPQQLRRAHAVHPVAALSTEYSLWQPGAEKEHLPVARELGVGIVARAPLGRGFLGGRIRSRAQLDTLDLRRADPRFSAGNLRRSMRMLREAEATAADMDIGMSRLALAWLLSRGEDIVAAPSTGDPIHLEMNIAAVEVSLTAETREHLARIFSPDRI, encoded by the coding sequence ATGCAGCGCAGAAGGCTGGGTCACGCTGGACCGGTCTCGTCCTGCCTCGGCCTGGGCAGCATGGCTCTCACCGGCGCCTACGGGCACGTGGACCCCGGGGCCGCGGCCATCATCGGGCAGGCCGTCGACGCCGGGATCACCATGCTCGACCTCAGCGACCTGCGCGCCGGCAGCGAGATGGAGGCGATGGTCGGCAAGGTCCTGGACGGGCGGCGCGAGGGGGTGCTGCTGGCCACCTGCCAGGGGACGGATCCCTGGACCGCGGGCGGGCCGGGACGGCTCGGCCGTTCCTGCGACGCCACGCTGGCCCGGCTGGGCGTGGACCACATCGACCTCTACTACCTGCACGCCGGCCCGGGGGTGCCGATCGAGAGCCACATGGCCGAACTGGCGGAGCTCGTCGGCGCCGGGAAGATCCGCCACATCGGTCTGCACGGGGGGACGCCCCAGCAACTGCGCCGCGCCCATGCCGTGCACCCCGTCGCCGCGCTCTCGACGGAATACTCGCTCTGGCAGCCGGGCGCCGAGAAGGAGCACCTGCCCGTCGCGCGGGAGCTGGGCGTCGGCATCGTCGCGCGGGCTCCCCTCGGGCGCGGCTTCCTCGGCGGCCGGATCAGGTCCCGCGCCCAGCTCGACACGCTCGACCTCAGACGCGCGGACCCGCGCTTCTCGGCGGGGAACCTGCGGCGCAGCATGCGCATGCTGCGCGAGGCCGAGGCGACCGCGGCGGACATGGACATCGGCATGAGCCGCCTGGCCCTGGCCTGGCTGCTGTCCAGGGGCGAGGACATCGTCGCCGCCCCGAGCACGGGCGACCCGATCCACCTGGAGATGAACATCGCCGCGGTCGAGGTGAGCCTGACCGCCGAGACGCGCGAGCACCTGGCGCGCATCTTCTCCCCGGACCGGATCTAG
- the cydB gene encoding cytochrome d ubiquinol oxidase subunit II, which yields MSLEVTWLALLGLLLAGYFVLGGYDYGVQMLQSPLARDESERRLALNSFGPFFLGNEVWLVAFGGVLIGAFPFLEGPLLSGMYAPVGVILGGVVLGNVAVQLRSRHEGRAARAVWDRLALVGGVVPAAGWGLVLGLLIRGLPLTPQGTFTVGLAELLDPFVLLCGATTLALFAGHGAAFLAMRTRGGLRERAIRAGRPLLGVAALCALAGLALGALSGVAADGRTAALLTGALLLALVVAVVALSRGGARTAFAATCCAAALPVLIAGLGLYPDLLVSTGGGAYRLAVPEAAADAATLQLLLPLGTLVIPLLIAFQAFNWWAFRGRVDGRHSIYL from the coding sequence ATGAGTCTGGAAGTCACCTGGCTGGCCCTGCTGGGGCTGCTGCTCGCCGGCTATTTCGTCCTCGGCGGCTACGACTACGGCGTGCAGATGCTCCAGTCCCCCCTCGCCCGCGACGAATCCGAGCGGCGCCTCGCGCTCAACTCCTTCGGGCCGTTCTTCCTCGGCAACGAGGTGTGGCTGGTGGCCTTCGGCGGGGTGCTCATCGGAGCCTTCCCCTTTCTGGAGGGCCCGCTGCTGTCGGGGATGTACGCCCCGGTAGGCGTCATCCTGGGCGGAGTGGTCCTCGGCAACGTCGCGGTCCAGCTGCGCAGCAGGCACGAGGGCCGGGCGGCGCGGGCGGTCTGGGACCGGCTGGCCCTCGTCGGCGGGGTGGTGCCGGCCGCGGGCTGGGGGCTGGTGCTCGGCCTGCTGATCCGCGGGCTGCCGCTGACCCCGCAGGGCACCTTCACCGTCGGCCTCGCCGAGCTGCTGGACCCCTTCGTCCTGCTGTGCGGGGCGACGACCCTGGCGCTGTTCGCCGGGCACGGAGCGGCGTTCCTGGCGATGCGGACCCGCGGCGGCCTGCGCGAGCGCGCGATACGCGCCGGGCGGCCCCTGCTCGGCGTGGCGGCGCTGTGCGCCCTGGCCGGCCTGGCGCTGGGCGCCCTCTCCGGCGTGGCCGCCGACGGCAGGACCGCCGCCCTCCTGACCGGGGCGCTCCTGCTGGCCCTCGTCGTGGCCGTCGTCGCGCTGTCCCGGGGCGGCGCCCGGACCGCGTTCGCGGCCACCTGCTGCGCCGCGGCCCTGCCCGTGCTCATCGCCGGGCTCGGCCTGTATCCGGACCTCCTGGTCTCCACCGGCGGCGGAGCGTACCGCCTGGCCGTGCCGGAGGCGGCGGCCGACGCGGCCACCCTGCAGCTCCTGCTGCCCCTGGGCACCCTGGTGATCCCGCTGCTGATCGCCTTCCAGGCGTTCAACTGGTGGGCCTTCCGCGGCCGGGTGGACGGGCGCCACTCCATATACCTGTGA